The stretch of DNA TCTGGCCGAAGAGTTCATCGAAAAACTTAAAGAAAACCTCTCGGCCGCTTCCCCGAAGCTGCTTTTTGAGAGCAAAAACCTGGACGACGTGTCCCTCCCGGAAATACTTGAGGACGCGCGGACCCTGCCCATGTTTCACGAGAAAAAACTCATCGTTGCAAAGGGTTACGACGGGCTGGGGAAAGACGATCTTGATCTCCTAAACGAATATTCCGCCTCTCCAGCTTCTTTCTCCGTGCTGGTTCTGCTCTCCCAGGGGTCCCGGAAGGGTAAAAGCAAACCCGCAAAGAGCATCAGGCTCGTTGACCTTGACAGCGGCAGCAATGTTGACCGGGAGATAAGACGCCTCGCTGAGAAACTCGGGGTGGTTCTCGCCCCGGGAGCCGTCGGGTTCATAAAAACCATGCTCGGCGAAGATATGAACCTCATCAGGAATGAACTTGAGAAAATATCCCTTTACCGTAAAGGGGAAAAAGCCATAGGCGAGGAGGATTTAAGGGAGCTTATGGAAAAACAGAGTACTGAGAACGTATTTTCTCTTTCAACAGCACTTTCAAACAGGGATCTAAAAGGATCTCTAAGAATACTCAGGGAACTTGAGAAAAACAGGGAAGACCCCCTGTCCATACTCTACATGATAGCCTGGAGATTCCGCCAGATATTCAAGGTCTCGCAGTTTCTTCGGGAAGGAAAATCGGACGAAGGGATCGCCAAAGCCATCAAGACATCCCGAGGGGCCGTCTTTTACCTTAAAAAAAGCGTGCGCAACTTCAGGGAAAACGATCTTGGCAGGATACTTGGGCTTATAGAGGAAACGGACTTCGGAATCAAAAACAGTTCCGGGAACAATTACATACTTCTTGAGAAACTTCTGCTGGGGATCTGCTCGCAGGAAACCTAGGAACCAGCGCTCTGGCTAAGATCTGAAAGCTTCTTTGAGAACCTCGATACGTATCTTGAGGCTTTTTTCTTGTGAATAACCCCTTTCGTGGCGGCCTTGTCGGTGAGGGAAACCAGTTCCTTGAGAAGAGTCTGGGATTGTTCGATATCCTCGTTCTCAACAACTTCCGAGTAACGCTTGATCTTGGTTTTAAGAGTGGACGTTACGAACCTGTTTCTCTCCCGTCTTTTAAGATTCTGGCGATGCTTTTTCTGCGCCGATTTCGTTCTAAGGCCCATAAAAATCCTCCAGGGTTTAAAAATGAAGGTTGAATTCTACATCTTCTCCCCGCATTGTCAATAAGAACTAAAGGGGATTATATATTTACCTGCCCGGATGGTATATAATCGCTTTTCGCTATAAGACGACGAGATATTGTTGAAACTACTTTTTGCATTGCAACCCTAGCATCATAATTAGACATTCAGATTCAGAGGATGTATACAAAGATATACTCTTTAATAGAGAACAAAGCATAAACCTAATCCAGCCATTTCTTTCAGACCCTTTAATCTTTCCGGAGCGCACATATGCCATTCAAGACTGAAAGAACCTCAGATGACCGAAGATGACCGATTTCCTCATACGGCTTGAAACGGACAGCGACCGGGAAGGAATTGAAGAACTTCTGCTTGAGGCCTTCCCTTCTCCTTCTGAAGCGGGGCTCGTGCGACAGTTGCGGGAAGACGGCGATGTGGTGTTCTCCTTAGTCGCCGTAGAAGGTGGGAAAGTCATCGGCCAGGCCCTTTTCTCCAAACTGCTCGCGCCATCCGGCGCGTTGGCTCTGGGTCCAGTTGCAGTTACGGAAAGCAGACGCCGCCGGGGAATTGCCGCTACCCTAATCGAGAACGGGCTCAAACGGGCAAGGGATGATGGCTGGACGGCGGTCGTAGTACTTGGCGACCCGCCCTATTACCAGCGTTTTGGATTCAGCCAAAAGACCGTGGAGGGTATGTCATGCCGATATGCCGGACCTTACCTGATGGGACTGGCTCTTGCGGGAAGAGGATTCGAGGGAACGCGCATCGAATACGCGCCCGCCTTCTCGAAGCTTTCATGAAAAAGGTCTGTTCATATGCCCCTGGTTCGCACTAGGAGCCCTGCCGCGGCGTCTTTCCTGCATTCCAGGATTGACAATGTCGGGGCGCTTTTCTGTGCCATACCTACCGTGACTTCTTTCTCGGACGCCTTTTCATAATGTGGGTGCTTGCCCCGTATATGCCTTCTGCCGCCTCCATAATGGTCTCGGTGAGAGTCGGATGAGGATGTATTGAAAAAGCTATATCCTCAGCAGTCGCGCCCATTTCAATTGCCAGTACGGATTCCGATATTAACTCCCCCGCCTGCGGTCCGACAATTCCGACGCCGATCACCCTCCCGGTCCCCTTATCGGTTATGAGCTTCGTCAGGCCATCGGTCCTGTTAAGCGTAAGGGCCCTTCCCGATGCCGCCCATGGAAACTTAGACACATTCACTTCCATCCCCGACTCCTTGGCCTCGCTTTCGGTAACCCCGCACCAGGCGATTTCGGGGTCGGTAAAAATTACCGCCGGAACGGCTCTTGGGTCGTACTGGGTCTTGGCTCCGGTTATAACCTCCGCCACGATCTTGGCTTCATACGTCGCCTTGTGGGCAAGCATGGGTTCCCCGGCAACATCCCCAATGGCAAAAATCGCCGGATCGGCGGTTCTTCTCTGTGAATCCGTTTCTATAAAGCCCTTCCCGTCCACCTCGACCCGGGTGTTATCAAGGCCGAGACCTTCCGTGTTCGGCACTCTTCCGACCGAGATCAGGACCTTTTCGTATTTCTCGTGGAAGCTTTTCCCGTCGGCTTCAAATGAAACTTGAACTTCGTTGTCTAACTCATTGATAGAAATCAGCTTTGTCTCAAGCATTATGGAGCGGAATTTCCGGTCGAGCCTCTTTTTAAGGACCGCCGCAAGATCCCTGTCAACCCCCTGGACGATCCCGGGAAGCATCTCGACAACGGTGACCTCGGTGCCGAGAGAAGAGAAAAACGTTCCAAGCTCAAGGCCTATGTAGCCTCCGCCAACCACGAGCAGGCTCTTCGGAATCTCTCCCAGGGACAAAGCGCCGTCTGAATCGACCACGTTCGGGGAACTGAAATCCACTCCCGGGATTCTCCTCGAGACAGAACCCGTGGAGATAACGGCGTTTTCGAACACTACTTCCCGCTCCTCGCCGGAGGCCGTTACGACGCGAAGGGTGCCGGAAGAGGTAAAAGACGCCCTTCCCCGCAGGTAATTTACTTTTCTCGCCCTAACAAGCGTGCGAAGCCCGCCCGTTAGCTTTGAGACCACCTCGTCTTTCCACGAAAAAAGCTTCTCGGGGTCAATCTCCGGTTCCCCGTAGCTAAGGCCGAAATCCGCCGCGTCCCTTGCCTCCTCGGCTACTTTTGCCGCGTGAAGAAGTGCCTTTGAAGGTATGCACCCCCTGTAGAGACAGACTCCTCCGGGGTTTAGCTCAGGATCTATAAGCGTTACTTTCTTTCCCTTGTCGGCAAGCGCAAACGCCGCGGGATAGCCCCCGGGGCCCGCTCCTATTACCACTACTTCCGTTACCACTCTCTCCATCGCCCGCTACACCCCTTCGAATATGCTCTCGGGAGAACGCTCAAGCATCTCGCAGAGCCACCTGAGGAACCTGGCCGCCTCCGCCCCGTCTATAATCCTGTGATCGTAAGAAAGCGAAAGCGGGAGCATGAACCTCGGCGTAAACTCCCCATCAACATACACAGGCTCAAAGGAGGACCTTGAGACTCCCAGTATGGCGATTTCGGGCGGATTGAGAATCGGGGTAAAGAAGGTCCCCCCTATTCCCCCGAGGTTGGTTATGGTGAAGCTTCCTCCCTGGAGCCTGTCGGCAGAGAGCTTTTTCTCCCTCGCCGCAGAAGAGATCTCCGTTAACTCGACCGATATCTGCGTTATGTCTTTTTGGTCGACATCCCTTATCACCGGAACAAGAAGTCCTCTTTCCGTATCCACCGCAACCCCGATGTTTATGTATTTTTTGTAAACGATCGTGCGGCTGCCCATATGTATGCTTGAATTAAATTTCGGGAACTCAGAAAGTGCCCAGGAAAGGGCCTTTACCAGAATCGCGGTTACGGTAAGGTTCCCCCCGGCTTCCGCCACCTTGTCCCTGTTAAGTTTCCTGAGAGCCTCAAGCTGGGTGGCGTCCGCCTTGTCAAACTGCGTTACGTGCGGGGCCATCCACGCTTGGGAAAGGCGCTCGGCCGTAAGCTTCCTCACGGTCGAGAAACTCTCGGTAACCGTTTCTCCCCATCTTGAAAAATCCGGAAGTTCGGGTTCCGGAGGCGCCACCGGCTGGGCGGGGAAAGCAGACCTTATTATGGCCTTGGCGTGAACCTTTACGTCCTTTTCGAGTATCCTCCCGCGGGGACCAGTTCCCGAAACGGATGAAAGCTCTACGCCGAGCTCCCTCGCAAGACGTCTCACAGAAGGTGCCGCCGCCACTGCGAGAGGTCCAGGAGGGGCGATATCGTCCGCGGGCGCGCTTTTGGGTGGTGAGGTCTGTTTCTTTTCCTCTTCGGGTTCTTTTTCGGGAAGGGGCGACTGCGCCGCGACGGGTTTTTCCTCTTCTGCGGCCACGGGGACATCTTCTGGGGGTTCCTTGCCTTCATCGTCCCCGTTCATTCTCACGAGCACCTGGCTTATTTCCACCGTATCCCCGGCGCTTACGCACACATCGACAATTGTTCCGTCGGCCGGGGAAGGAATCTCGACGGCGGCCTTGTCCGTTTCCACCTCAAGCAGGGGCTGCTCGAGCGTGACCCTGTCTCCGGGCGAAACGAAAACCTCTATCACCTGCCCGGATTCTATCCCTTCTCCAAGTTCGGGAAGCCTGAATTCTATCAACTTATTTTCCTCGTCACGTGACCGCGGGGTTGGGCTTCCCCCGGTCGATTCCAAATTCGCTTATGGCCTCGTCGACGGCTACCTCATCAATCCTGCCTCCCCTCGCAAGCTCATGGAGCGCCGCAATCGCGATGTGACGGTAGTCGACCTCGAAGAAGTCGCGAAGCGCCTCCCGGGTGTCGCTTCTCCCGAACCCGTCGGTGCCGAGAGAGACAAGGGGCTTGGGGAAATAGGAAGAAATCGAATCGGGAAGGCTCTTAAGATAGTCGGTCGCGGCAATGAAAACCCCGTCTTCCCCTTCCATGCTCTCTGAAATGTAGCTTTTTCTTCTCTTCTCTCCGGGATTGAGGCGGTTCCATCTTTCCGCCTCCTTCGCATCCTGGTAAAGCTCCTTGTAGCTCGTGATGCTCCAGACGTCGGTCGGGACGCCGTAGCCGCTCTCAAGAACCTCTCTCGCCCAAAGAACCTCGTTCATGATGGCACCGCTTCCGAAAAGATGGACCTTTTTCCCCGAGTCCTTGAGCGAAGAAGACGCGAACCTGTACATCCCTTTTATTATACCTTCCTCGACCCCCTCCGGCATGGCGGGCTGCACGTAGCGCTCGTTCATCACCGTTATGTAGTAGAATATCTCCTCCCCGTCCTGGTACATCCTCTTTATCCCGTCGCGCACTATCACGGCGATCTCGTAGGAGAAAGCCGGATCGTAGGCCTTTAGGTTCGGATAGGCGTAGGCGAAATGATGGCTGTTTCCGTCCTGGTGCTGAAGACCTTCGCCAGCAAGGGTGGTACGCCCCGCCGTGCCTCCCACCATGAAACCCCTGCATTTCATGTCGGCGGCGGCCCAGATAAGGTCCCCTATTCTCTGAAAGCCGAACATCGAGTAATAGATGAAAAAGGGAATGGTGTTTATGCCGTGTGTCGAGTAGGCCGTGCCGGCCGCTATGAAGGAGGACATGCTGCCCGCCTCTGTTATGCCTTCTTCGAGTATCTGCCCGTCCTTTGCCTCCTTGTAGTAAAGAAGGGTATCCGCGTCAACGGGTTCGTAGAGCTGTCCCACGCTTGAATAGATGCCCACCTGGCGGAAAAGCGCCTCCATTCCGAAAGTTCTCGCCTCGTCGGGGACTATGGGGACTATCAGATCTCCTATATCCCTGTCCCGCATTAGCCTTGAGAGCATGTGGACGATCACCATGGTCGTGGCTACTTTCCTCTTGGAATCTGAGGCCTTTTTAAACTCCTCGAACACTCGCTCCGGGATCTTCTCAAGGGGCTTTGCCCGTACGGTCCGCTTCGGGATGGTTCCGCCGAGGGCCTCTCTTCTTTCGCGGAGATATTTCATCTCCGGGCTGTCGGGAGCGGGCCTGTAGAAGGGAGCTCTTCTTATTTCCTGGTCCGTAATCGGTATGTAGAACCGGGACCGGAAGCGCTTGAGTTCCTCTTCGTTAAGTTTTTTCTGCTGGTGGGTTATGTTCTTTCCCTCCCCCGCTTCTCCGAGACCGTAACCCTTTATGGTCTTTGCGAGAATCACCGTGGGAGAACCGGTGTTCTCAACCGCGGCCTTGTAGGCGGCGTAGACCTTTTCTGAGTCGTGGCCTCCTCTTGCGAGCTTTTCAAGTTCCTCGTCCGTGTGGTTCTCGACCATCTTCAGGATTTCAGGGCGGGTGCCGAAAAAATGCTCCCTTATGTATTTCCCGGGAGAAATGGTGTACCTCTGGTAATCCCCGTCAAGGGCCGCTTCCATCCTCTCGACCAGAAAGCCGTCTTTATCCTGCGCCAGGATCGGATCCCATGTTCCTCCCCATACAACCTTTATCACGTTCCACCCCGCCCCCCTGAAGATCCTCTCAAGCTCCTGTATTATCTTGCCGTTTCCCCTCACCGGACCGTCAAGGCGCTGGAGGTTGCAGTTGATCACGAATATCAGGTTGTCGAGCTTTTCCCTAGACGCGAGGGTGATGGCCCCCAGGGTCTCGGGCTCGTCGGTTTCCCCGTCCCCGATAAAGGCCCACACCTTGGCGTCGGTGCAGGGCTTAAGGTCCCTGTCCTCTAGGTACCTGTTGAAACGGGCCTGGTAAATCGCCATTAGGGGAGAAAGTCCCATCGAGACCGTCGGGAACTCCCAGAAGTCCGGCATGAGCCAGGGGTGTGGATAGGAGGAGAGGCCGTCTCCGCCGAGCTCCCTCCTGAAATTGCGCATCTGCTCGATAGAGACCGTGCCTTCGAGAAACGCCCTTGCGTATATGCCCGGCGAGGCATGCCCCTGGAAGTAGATCATGTCCCCTTCCCGGCCCTCGTCTCCCGCCCTGAAGAAATGGTGGAAACCTATCTCGTAGAGCGTTGCGGCGGATGCGTATGTAGAGATGTGTCCACCGATTCCGTCACTGATCCTGTTTGCGCGCACGACCATGGCCATGGCGTTCCACCTTATTATGCTTCTTATGTTGCGCTCTATTTCGTAGTTGCCGGGGTAAGGCGGCTGGTCCTCAAGGGCGATGGTGTTCACGTAGGGGGTGTTCGCGGCGTAGGGAAGCTCTACGCCTTTTTTCTGGGAGTATATCCGGAGCTTTTTGAGCAGTTCGGCTGCCCTCTCGCGACCGGAATTCTCGATCACGTATTCAAGCGACTCGATCCATTCCCGGTCTTCAGCTTCTTCTTCCGAAATTTGAGGATCTTCTTCCATTATCCGTGCAAAACGCGGCGGAGCGGGGCCACGGGGGAATTGCAACGCAGAGCAACCGCGTTGTCCTTGCAGTTGAGAATCGGGCCTCAAATGCTCAAAGCATTACGCCAGACCCAAAGCGGAAACCCGGATTCGAGGAAGCAGTTTAACCGCAAGGGAAAAAATATCACTACTGGCGCAAGACTATTTTAGTGCCTCTTTTCTCGAGGATTATCTGGAACAACTCTGATGAAAAACACGCCACTGTCCGCTGATCCATATGATGCGGAGGAATTTATTTAGGCCCTTGGAGTGGTGCCGCGTAAATTTTTAGCCTGATTCCGGTTTATTTTTATCTGTTCAGATAAACCCCCGTGGGATGGAAAAGACAGTTGCCGTAAATCTGGCGGAAGTCGGATTTGTCTGGAGGTCAGTCACTCTTCGGTAGAATCCCATTCACGAGAAGCCCATTCCAAAATCTTACGCTCTCTAAGTCTAATGGCTTTAATTGACCAGCGTTTATTTGATGCCACTTCAACTGCGATGAGAAGTCCAGTTTCTCTATATTTTTCAAATTTCTTTTTTGAGGGCATGCCGCCCAACCTAGAATTTAGACTTGGTGGCAGGAGCAGAAGGTTTCCCAATCTATGTTTAACATGATCGGGTGCGGTATTTTGTGGATAGATATGCTCAATTGATTTAGAGGGGCTTACTGACCAAATTTTCTCCCACTGTTCATTTTTAAATTTGTTGCCCTTTTGCTTCGTTAGATACTCTTCATATCTGAACATAAAATATCTCAATTCCTCTTGCCATCCCTCATAACAGTTTGCGTTTCGCAAGGCTTTTACCGCATCTTCAATTGGGAAATCATTTCCAATTGACCGAATTTCGTTGAATATTTCATCTACAGTAAGGTTTTCCCGGACTATTTTCCTTGCAAGCCTAGCATACTCACCCACGCGTGTTCGCGCATCGTGGCGAAGCATACCGTAAATTCTAAACGAAACCTTTTCCCAGATAGACAATAAGCGGGCTTGATCTTTTTTTGTCACTCTTTCGCAGAGGTGTATTGCAACAGCCAGCAAACGTGCCTGTGAAATTCGGGTAACAGCATTCAGTCGGTGTTTTGATACAACGGCATCACATGCTTTTGTTACTTGTAGAAGCCACCGGGCAACATCCCTTATCTCCCTTGCATCATGTGCTGCTGATCGAAATTCGTCCACGGCAGCTTGCTCACTCATTGGACGATTTTGTGGCGTTGACGCACGAAGTGTTGCAGCAAAGCGCAGTGCCTCCGTACTCAGCCCTTGAGTTAGACCAACTGTGGAGTAAATATCACTCCAAATAATACGTAAATCTTTTATTAATTGTTCGCTATCTGCATCTTCCAGCGTATATGCAGCACCCATAAGGATACTCTTGAGACGATCCAGCCAAGACACCTCCATTCCGCGACTGTTGAGTACTTCAAAAACTGTATAAACAGTTTTCTCATCTGATATTTCGTGCAAAATAAAAGATAGTCGATTTTTGATGTGTCCAACTAAGAGAGTCAATTCATGGCCATTTTCTACCCAATCTTTAACGAACTTTTTACAGTCTGCTATTGCTGCGAGAAGTTCTCGGTCCGCTAGCGTTTTGCCTTTTTCAGGATCTTCACTTTTACCGTAACGAATGAAATCTGCAAAATGATGGCTTGTATCATGGTTTGTTTGAAGTAGAAGGAGATTGTCACCACCGACTTTAACCAATAGCTCTTTAAGTTCTCGAGCGGTTAATTCTTCACCGGCATCCTCGCAATTGAGCGCCAGTCTTATTGCGTTTAATAAAATGATCAAGGTCGTCAGACGTTGTTGACCATCCACTATATCCAGTTTATGGAACTCATGAGTACCAAGTGTTATCTTCTTCTTCCGAAGACAAACAATAACTGCCATAAAATGGCTCGCATTCTCACCTTGAAGATTATTTATATCTTCAAACAGGTCTTTTCGTTCACGCGAAGTCCAACTGTATGCACGCTGATAATCTGGGATATTAAATAAACGCCCGTTGAGTAGATTTGCGAAGGTAAGATGCAGAGGTTGAATGTCGATCATTGGGAATTCTTGGAACTGTCTTTTTTGACGTTAAAGTTAGAAAAGTACTGGATTTATATACTCAACTCAATTTAATATGAAAATTCAGAACAGATAGCTTCCCAGATGTATTCTGCTGTCTCTTGCGGAGACATGAAATCTACATTATTTGTAAAAGCTAGCATTCCCATGGAATTTAATTTAAGCTCTCCTTCGTGTTCTTCCACAGAAATTATTTCGTTTGTTGATTTATCTTCACTCACATCTATATGGGTCCCATGTAGCATCCAAATTTCATCTCCCCACATTTGACCGTTTATCCATATTTTCAGGCTAGTCAATATATTTCCTTCATTGTAAAGAGTGAACAGCACTTTCCTTGTTGTTATCTTTTCGACTTCAAATTCAAAGGTCGGGTATTCATTTTTAGTTTCACGCACAAATTCACCAATGGCGAAGACTATATGCTCAAAAGATTCCCTAAGAAACTTTTTCTTTTCTTGATCGGAAAACGATCTCCTAAGCTTGGGTATATAGGACTTTGAGAAATTTGATTTGTTCAGCTTTCGCCCCTCATCTTGTTTCTTTCTTCCGATCTTCTGGAGGAAAAGGTCCACAATCTTTTCAGGTTCCGTACTTTCTGCAGAAACATATACGATAGTGTTAGGAAGTCCTGGAACATCGCCGGAAAAACCATCAAGACGAACTGGAAGTATATATGCTTCTCCTTTTTCTTGAATGCTTTTCTCCATAGCGTTTCTAAGCTCCCATACAGTCCACACTTTCTCTAGATAATAATCTGAAAGAATTATTATGCAGTACCGACTATCAGTGAAATATATTTCTCTCAATTTAACCGATAGATCTTCTCCCCATAGATTAGCGGGATTGAATTCATCATAAAAAACTTCGACTTTTTCCGCTTGTAATGCGGTGGCTATAGCTTCAGCGAAATTTCTATTTTCACCCGCAAATGATAAGGCGACATCATATTTATATGTCATACATAGTAATCCTTAATCATCTAGAGTAAGAAGACAAAATATAGGGAACGAAATTGGTAGGGTCGCATTCTTTAGCACATCCATATAATCCTCTTACAAACCTTATTATGTTGTCGATTGTCTCACAGCTCCAAGAGTGTGATTGACCGCGAGACGTAGATTGTCTTCTACACGAACTATAGTATCCATGCCATTATCTTCACCCAAACGACGAACAGTAATTGTGATGTTAACAGACTCCCCATGAAATTCATCTACAAAAACTTGCTCTCTCCGTAAAAGTTGAGATGAGGTGATTAAGAATGAAATTTCAGGTTCGTCATCTAAAAAGAGATTCATGGAATTGGATGCAAAAACAAACCGGTCTATATCGGTTGGCAATTCCGAGAAAAGCGTCTGCATGTTTCCAGTTGGCCAATAAATCACTTGAATCAGTACTACATACCGAAAACTTTTTCCATGATTGACAAAAGTCCATTCAATTCCCAGTTCATCACCATAACTAGCGACTTCAATGGCCCAATCAGTGTAAAAATTGGAGATTTCAGCTCTTGCTTGCGCTGGATTCGAGATTCGCGACAAAGACCGTAGCAGAAAGTTGAAACTTCCATCTATATCCTCACGAAAATCAATACAAGATTTTTCCTTGAGAAGTAAAGGAATTTCACAATCATCAAGTATGATGGGGATTAGTAAAACCGACTTTTCTTCTAATTCTCGTATCAATCCGGCACGCAACTCCTTTTTGCACCATTCAGATTCAACAGAGTCCTTAGATAGCAAAACTAGTATCGCGTTCGCATCTCCCAAAGCTTCTTCGATCTTGGAGATCAAAGAGTCACCCGCATTGAGTTCCCATTTATCGATCCAAACATTCTGCTTTGCTTGAACTAGATTAAGTGCCAAATTCTCAGCGAAATCTCTGTCGGCCTTGTTGTAACTAATGAATACTGGCAATGTATCTCCTCCAATTTCTAAGTTGGCCCCACACTACTTCACTGAGGGGTAGAAAAATTAGTGTATCTTTCAAGATACTGTATAATATAAGTATTCTCTATAGTACAATACTACGGTAAGAAGAATTCACCAATGGGTGAAAACATTGAATACTTCTTAAAAAACATCTCTCGAAGGCCTAGTTGGATAATGGTGGAATTGGTGAACTTACTTGCCATGGGTCAGGTTTACAACGGGCTTCCAGTCGCACAGTAAAAGTAGATTGGAGATGGTTAAGAAGAACTTAGGGACCAAAGATCCAAATCTCGGCTTTCTGAATCACCCAGCATATCGGTCCTTACAAAAAACTTCATTGAGATGGTTGAAGTGAAATTGTCTAATAACTGAATTATAGTCCTATTAACATTCCTCAATTAAAACCACGAAAATGACGCCGGAAGAATATCTCAAGGATCGAGTTGAACAGCAAATCAATTGGTACGACTGCAAAAGTACCCTTAACAAAAGATACTTTTACCTTTTACAAATCATTGTTTTGGTAATGTCCGCGGCTGTGCCAGTGGTTTCAATACTATCCATAGTTTTTGAAAGCATATGGATACGGCTTGCCATAGGAATATTGGGTGCACTCGCAACTATAGCAACAGGGATTATTTCAATTTGCCAGTTTCGTAAGAATTGGATTGAATACAGGACAACGGCAGAATCGCTGAAGTGTGAAAAATACATGTTTAGAACTAAAACTGGTTTCTATGCAAAAAGTGGAACTTTTCCAGTGTTCGTAGAACGAATTGAAGCATTGATCAGCAAAGAGCACAAAAACTGGGAACAACATCTGAGAATCCAGAAACAAGCCGACTAGAAAACATTATCTCGCTGGCAAACAAGAGAATAACAATGCCAGAAAATCGAAAAACTGAACTACGCGTTGCAGAAACGGTGCTGCCGTTGCCGTGCTTCTTCCCGTCAGTTTCAAGTGTAGTAAAAACCGACATGACACCAACTGATCATATAGAGCTTCTCGGTTTTTCCGCACACTCGCTCTTTCTTATTTCGGCATATGATGTTGCGAACTGCACTTACCAAGACCGAAAGCGCATAAAAACCGCACTTGATAAGAGCAAAAAACACGGGGCAGTAATACTGATGGATAGCGGTAATTACGAGGGGTTTTGGAAAGTAGACAAAACTTGGAAGGCAGATAATTTCCATGAAGTCGTAAAATCCTGTAAAAATGATCTTTGTTTTTGTTACGACAATCACAATCCCCCTGATTCCATAGAGACAATTGCGGAGGATGTGATTGCAAGAGTTATTCAAGATCAAAATCACACCAATGGGATCGTGTGTCCGATAATACACGGGGAAACCACACTTCTGCCTGGTTCAGCCAAAAGGGTGGCAGAACAACTTTCTCCATTGCTTTTGGCGATTCCTGAACGAGAATTAGGAAAAGGAATAATTGGACGGATTCGGACTATAAAAAAAATACGAAAATCCCTAAACGATCTGGAAACTTATTGCCCCCTGCATTTGCTAGGTACGGGAGACCCCGTCTCAATCATTGCTTATTCAATGGTCGGGGCAGACAGTTTTGACGGATTGGAGTGGTGCAAAAGCGTTATAGATCACGAAACAGGTAATCAGCACGATTTTCAA from Candidatus Dadabacteria bacterium encodes:
- the lpdA gene encoding dihydrolipoyl dehydrogenase; protein product: MERVVTEVVVIGAGPGGYPAAFALADKGKKVTLIDPELNPGGVCLYRGCIPSKALLHAAKVAEEARDAADFGLSYGEPEIDPEKLFSWKDEVVSKLTGGLRTLVRARKVNYLRGRASFTSSGTLRVVTASGEEREVVFENAVISTGSVSRRIPGVDFSSPNVVDSDGALSLGEIPKSLLVVGGGYIGLELGTFFSSLGTEVTVVEMLPGIVQGVDRDLAAVLKKRLDRKFRSIMLETKLISINELDNEVQVSFEADGKSFHEKYEKVLISVGRVPNTEGLGLDNTRVEVDGKGFIETDSQRRTADPAIFAIGDVAGEPMLAHKATYEAKIVAEVITGAKTQYDPRAVPAVIFTDPEIAWCGVTESEAKESGMEVNVSKFPWAASGRALTLNRTDGLTKLITDKGTGRVIGVGIVGPQAGELISESVLAIEMGATAEDIAFSIHPHPTLTETIMEAAEGIYGASTHIMKRRPRKKSR
- the rpsT gene encoding 30S ribosomal protein S20 — protein: MGLRTKSAQKKHRQNLKRRERNRFVTSTLKTKIKRYSEVVENEDIEQSQTLLKELVSLTDKAATKGVIHKKKASRYVSRFSKKLSDLSQSAGS
- the aceE gene encoding pyruvate dehydrogenase (acetyl-transferring), homodimeric type, giving the protein MEEDPQISEEEAEDREWIESLEYVIENSGRERAAELLKKLRIYSQKKGVELPYAANTPYVNTIALEDQPPYPGNYEIERNIRSIIRWNAMAMVVRANRISDGIGGHISTYASAATLYEIGFHHFFRAGDEGREGDMIYFQGHASPGIYARAFLEGTVSIEQMRNFRRELGGDGLSSYPHPWLMPDFWEFPTVSMGLSPLMAIYQARFNRYLEDRDLKPCTDAKVWAFIGDGETDEPETLGAITLASREKLDNLIFVINCNLQRLDGPVRGNGKIIQELERIFRGAGWNVIKVVWGGTWDPILAQDKDGFLVERMEAALDGDYQRYTISPGKYIREHFFGTRPEILKMVENHTDEELEKLARGGHDSEKVYAAYKAAVENTGSPTVILAKTIKGYGLGEAGEGKNITHQQKKLNEEELKRFRSRFYIPITDQEIRRAPFYRPAPDSPEMKYLRERREALGGTIPKRTVRAKPLEKIPERVFEEFKKASDSKRKVATTMVIVHMLSRLMRDRDIGDLIVPIVPDEARTFGMEALFRQVGIYSSVGQLYEPVDADTLLYYKEAKDGQILEEGITEAGSMSSFIAAGTAYSTHGINTIPFFIYYSMFGFQRIGDLIWAAADMKCRGFMVGGTAGRTTLAGEGLQHQDGNSHHFAYAYPNLKAYDPAFSYEIAVIVRDGIKRMYQDGEEIFYYITVMNERYVQPAMPEGVEEGIIKGMYRFASSSLKDSGKKVHLFGSGAIMNEVLWAREVLESGYGVPTDVWSITSYKELYQDAKEAERWNRLNPGEKRRKSYISESMEGEDGVFIAATDYLKSLPDSISSYFPKPLVSLGTDGFGRSDTREALRDFFEVDYRHIAIAALHELARGGRIDEVAVDEAISEFGIDRGKPNPAVT
- a CDS encoding N-acetyltransferase translates to MTDFLIRLETDSDREGIEELLLEAFPSPSEAGLVRQLREDGDVVFSLVAVEGGKVIGQALFSKLLAPSGALALGPVAVTESRRRRGIAATLIENGLKRARDDGWTAVVVLGDPPYYQRFGFSQKTVEGMSCRYAGPYLMGLALAGRGFEGTRIEYAPAFSKLS
- a CDS encoding branched-chain alpha-keto acid dehydrogenase subunit E2, producing the protein MEFRLPELGEGIESGQVIEVFVSPGDRVTLEQPLLEVETDKAAVEIPSPADGTIVDVCVSAGDTVEISQVLVRMNGDDEGKEPPEDVPVAAEEEKPVAAQSPLPEKEPEEEKKQTSPPKSAPADDIAPPGPLAVAAAPSVRRLARELGVELSSVSGTGPRGRILEKDVKVHAKAIIRSAFPAQPVAPPEPELPDFSRWGETVTESFSTVRKLTAERLSQAWMAPHVTQFDKADATQLEALRKLNRDKVAEAGGNLTVTAILVKALSWALSEFPKFNSSIHMGSRTIVYKKYINIGVAVDTERGLLVPVIRDVDQKDITQISVELTEISSAAREKKLSADRLQGGSFTITNLGGIGGTFFTPILNPPEIAILGVSRSSFEPVYVDGEFTPRFMLPLSLSYDHRIIDGAEAARFLRWLCEMLERSPESIFEGV
- the holA gene encoding DNA polymerase III subunit delta — its product is MRFQPRAASAEEKKQVVSREKNTGAHPVTVLKSSQPLLAEEFIEKLKENLSAASPKLLFESKNLDDVSLPEILEDARTLPMFHEKKLIVAKGYDGLGKDDLDLLNEYSASPASFSVLVLLSQGSRKGKSKPAKSIRLVDLDSGSNVDREIRRLAEKLGVVLAPGAVGFIKTMLGEDMNLIRNELEKISLYRKGEKAIGEEDLRELMEKQSTENVFSLSTALSNRDLKGSLRILRELEKNREDPLSILYMIAWRFRQIFKVSQFLREGKSDEGIAKAIKTSRGAVFYLKKSVRNFRENDLGRILGLIEETDFGIKNSSGNNYILLEKLLLGICSQET